One stretch of Pseudomonadota bacterium DNA includes these proteins:
- a CDS encoding asparagine synthase C-terminal domain-containing protein, giving the protein MAKRCGFQFQDIHTFFEFPFWRRRACQARLLVGQRRMEITSTNLPMLLRFEDKNSMAHSVEARLPFLDYRVMEFSLALPTAVKIRNGWTKWILRQINQKRLPASVAWRKDKVGFAAPTQSWRVAHQQQMIRDISRSPLIRELSFVGTDWNSIAQSLGSSSLWRLYNLAIWES; this is encoded by the coding sequence ATGGCGAAGCGGTGCGGTTTTCAGTTCCAGGACATTCATACGTTTTTTGAGTTCCCTTTTTGGCGAAGACGTGCATGCCAAGCGCGTCTACTCGTTGGCCAACGTCGGATGGAAATCACGAGCACCAATCTTCCAATGCTATTGCGCTTCGAAGACAAGAACTCGATGGCACACTCGGTAGAAGCAAGACTACCGTTTCTGGATTATCGGGTGATGGAATTCAGTTTGGCGCTTCCAACTGCTGTAAAGATTCGCAACGGATGGACCAAATGGATTTTGCGGCAGATAAATCAGAAGCGGCTTCCGGCTTCTGTCGCCTGGAGAAAAGACAAGGTGGGATTCGCAGCTCCGACGCAGAGCTGGCGTGTCGCGCACCAGCAGCAGATGATCCGGGACATATCCCGGTCTCCGTTGATCAGAGAGTTATCTTTTGTCGGAACCGATTGGAACAGTATTGCGCAATCTTTGGGCAGCTCGTCTTTATGGCGGCTATATAACCTGGCAATTTGGGAGTCATGA
- a CDS encoding PKD domain-containing protein has product MFRLSLFPFFRFRISASNLGLVFGLLLPLAPTYAEQVPLAPNASFSPNVAAVQLPLTVAFINTSTGPITSWSWEFGDGSASPAEHPTHTYTAPGTYTVRLLAVGPRGADTKVTPITVRQPSYEPPPIETETADLAPSRPSETREVSEVSVSDHWTRVSYSHSFMDPIVAAKPLNESDPTGVRIRNVDADGFEIRLDPQAEGASMATVRYIVAEHGSHSLEDGTQLEAGQFEMDSKSTVKTLSFNQTFAQVPEVNTGLIFSSEDTTGIGSVQKISLHGFDFHLRKEDRDEEINPHAPTTQTIAYIAWVSTEGLEPRM; this is encoded by the coding sequence ATGTTTCGATTATCCCTCTTTCCTTTTTTCCGCTTCCGGATTTCCGCTTCAAACCTTGGATTAGTCTTTGGCTTACTGCTCCCACTGGCTCCTACCTATGCAGAACAGGTCCCCTTAGCACCGAACGCGAGCTTTAGCCCTAATGTGGCTGCGGTTCAGCTCCCCCTCACCGTGGCCTTTATCAATACCTCCACCGGCCCCATTACCTCCTGGAGTTGGGAGTTTGGGGATGGAAGCGCCAGCCCCGCAGAGCATCCCACCCATACCTACACCGCCCCCGGGACCTATACGGTCCGTCTGCTGGCGGTGGGGCCCCGGGGGGCGGATACGAAGGTAACTCCTATCACCGTCCGTCAGCCCTCCTATGAACCTCCGCCCATTGAGACGGAAACGGCCGACCTGGCTCCCTCTCGGCCGTCAGAAACCCGCGAGGTAAGCGAGGTGAGTGTGTCCGATCACTGGACGCGGGTGAGCTATAGCCACTCCTTCATGGACCCCATCGTGGCAGCCAAACCGTTAAACGAAAGCGATCCCACCGGGGTTAGGATCCGCAATGTGGATGCGGACGGGTTTGAGATCCGTCTCGACCCTCAAGCGGAGGGGGCGTCTATGGCCACCGTACGCTATATCGTGGCCGAGCACGGCAGCCACTCTTTAGAGGATGGCACTCAGCTGGAAGCCGGACAGTTTGAGATGGACAGCAAAAGCACTGTTAAGACATTGAGCTTCAACCAAACCTTTGCGCAAGTCCCCGAGGTGAACACCGGGCTCATTTTTTCCTCAGAAGACACGACGGGGATCGGTAGCGTTCAAAAGATCAGCCTCCATGGCTTCGATTTTCATCTGCGAAAGGAGGATCGCGATGAAGAGATAAACCCCCACGCTCCTACCACCCAGACCATTGCCTACATCGCCTGGGTATCCACCGAGGGACTAGAACCCCGCATGTAA